One genomic region from Populus nigra chromosome 8, ddPopNigr1.1, whole genome shotgun sequence encodes:
- the LOC133700391 gene encoding linoleate 13S-lipoxygenase 3-1, chloroplastic-like, producing MALTKEIMGGRLIDGPSFVTTSRMFMNQRLGMVKKNQFLVRPVLVPLQQIRRQEQVRRVVKGPPVAVISEDIMIKANNNTSLPVKAVKFKVRALVTVRNKHKEDFKETIVKQLDALTDNIIGRNVVLELISTEVDPKSKEPKRSKEAALRDWSKKSNIKAERVHYTAEFTVDSDFGVPGAITVSNKHQQEFFLETITIDGFACGPVHFPCNSWVQSKKDHPAERIFFSNKPYLPSETPAGLKALRDKELSNLRGDGKGVRKMSDRIYDFDVYNDLGNPDKGNHLVRPRLGGKAIPYPRRCRTGRLPMDSDINAESRVEKPTPLYVPRDEQFEESKQITFSNGRLRAVLHTLIPAIKASISADNQDFSSLSDIGVLYKEGLLLKVGLQDEIWKNLPLLKAVNKIQESGEGQLKYDTPKILSRDKLAWLRDDEFARETVSGINPVSIERLRVFPPRSSLDPEIYGPLESSLKEEHILGHLNGLSVSQALEENKLFMIDYHDIYLPFLDRINALDGRKAYATRTIFFLTPLGTLKPIAIELSLPPAGPNSRSKRVVTPPVDATGSWIWQLAKAHVCSNDASVHQLVHHWLRTHASLEPFILAAHRQLSAMHPIFKLLDPHMRYTLEINALARQNLINGDGVIESCFTPGQYSMEISAAAYKNFWRFDKESLHADLIRRGMAVPDPTQPHGLKLLLEDYPYAQDGLLIWSAIENWVRTYVEHYYPDSSIVCNDKELQAWYSESVNVGHFDLRDADWWPKLATSDDLIWILTVLIWLASAQHAALNFGQYPYGGYVPNRPTLMRRLIPEENDPEYANFLADPQKYFLLALPNVLQGTKLMAVIDTLSTHSPDEEYIGERQQPSIWTGDAEMIEAFYDFSAEIQQIEQEINRRNADPSLKHRCGAGVLPYELLAPSSGPGVTCRGVPNSVTI from the exons ATGGCACTAACTAAAGAAATCATGGGTGGTCGTTTAATTGATGGACCATCATTTGTAACAACATCAAGAATGTTCATGAACCAAAGGCTAGGAATGGTTAAAAAGAACCAGTTCTTGGTGCGTCCGGTTCTGGTGCCTCTGCAACAGATTAGAAGACAGGAGCAAGTAAGGAGAGTTGTGAAGGGTCCTCCTGTGGCAGTCATCAGTGAAGATATAATGATCAAGGCTAATAACAACACCAGTTTGCCTGTAAAGGCAGTGAAATTCAAGGTGAGAGCTTTGGTGACTGTGAGAAACAAACACAAGGAGGACTTTAAGGAGACTATCGTGAAGCAGTTGGATGCTTTAACTGACAATATAATTGGGAGAAATGTAGTTTTGGAGCTTATTAGCACAGAAGTTGATCCAA AAAGCAAGGAACCAAAGAGAAGCAAGGAAGCTGCGTTAAGAGACTGGTCGaagaaatcaaatattaaagctGAGAGGGTCCATTACACTGCTGAATTTACAGTAGACTCGGATTTTGGTGTGCCTGGGGCAATCACAGTGAGCAACAAGCATCAACAGGAGTTTTTCTTGGAGACTATCACCATTGACGGTTTTGCTTGTGGTCCAGTTCATTTCCCTTGCAACTCATGGGTACAATCCAAAAAAGATCATCCTGCGGAGAGAATATTTTTCTCTAATAAG CCATATTTACCAAGCGAGACACCAGCTGGGCTTAAAGCATTGAGAGATAAGGAGCTAAGCAATCTTAGGGGCGATGGCAAAGGAGTTAGAAAAATGTCAGACAGGATTTACGACTTCGATGTGTACAATGATTTGGGAAATCCAGACAAGGGTAATCACTTGGTTAGACCAAGACTTGGTGGTAAAGCAATTCCATACCCAAGACGATGCCGTACTGGTCGCCTTCCAATGGATTCTG ATATTAACGCGGAGAGCCGAGTGGAGAAGCCAACGCCACTGTACGTGCCTAGAGATGAACAATTTGAGGAGTCTAAGCAAATTACATTCTCAAATGGGAGGCTTAGAGCCGTGCTTCATACTCTAATCCCAGCGATTAAGGCCAGCATTTCTGCAGATAATCAAGACTTTAGTAGCCTCTCAGACATTGGTGTTCTGTACAAAGAAGGGCTTCTTCTTAAAGTTGGATTGCAAGATGAAATCTGGAAGAATCTACCATTGCTCAAAGCGGTCAACAAGATACAAGAGTCTGGTGAGGGACAGCTCAAATATGACACGCCAAAGATTCTTTCCA GGGACAAGTTAGCCTGGTTGAGAGACGACGAATTTGCCCGTGAAACTGTGTCAGGAATAAACCCAGTCAGCATTGAGAGACTTAGGGTTTTTCCACCAAGAAGCAGTCTTGATCCTGAAATTTACGGTCCACTAGAATCTTCTCTCAAAGAAGAACACATTCTGGGCCATCTTAATGGCTTGTCCGTTTCACAG GCCCTGgaggaaaataaattgtttatgaTTGATTACCATGATATTTATCTTCCATTTTTGGACCGGATTAATGCGCTTGATGGTAGAAAAGCATATGCAACTCGTACCATATTTTTCTTGACGCCTCTTGGGACACTCAAGCCCATTGCTATAGAGCTTAGCCTCCCACCAGCAGGGCCGAATTCCCGATCAAAGCGAGTGGTTACACCTCCAGTGGATGCAACTGGCAGTTGGATTTGGCAACTGGCCAAGGCTCATGTTTGCTCCAACGATGCCAGTGTTCACCAGCTTGTCCATCACTG GTTACGCACACATGCTTCGCTGGAGCCATTTATACTGGCAGCACACAGGCAATTGAGTGCAATGCACCCTATATTCAAACTCTTGGATCCACACATGAGATATACACTAGAGATCAATGCCTTAGCCCGCCAAAACTTAATCAACGGTGATGGTGTTATAGAGTCTTGCTTCACTCCTGGCCAATATTCTATGGAGATTAGTGCTGCTGCCTACAAAAACTTTTGGCGTTTTGACAAGGAAAGCCTCCATGCCGATCTCATTCGAAG GGGAATGGCAGTGCCTGATCCGACACAACCACATGGTCTAAAGCTTCTACTTGAGGACTACCCATATGCCCAAGATGGACTACTGATCTGGTCTGCCATAGAGAACTGGGTCCGCACCTATGTCGAGCATTACTACCCAGATTCAAGCATAGTCTGTAATGACAAAGAGCTCCAAGCGTGGTACTCTGAGTCCGTCAATGTTGGCCATTTCGATCTTCGTGATGCTGATTGGTGGCCCAAGCTGGCCACGAGTGATGATCTTATCTGGATCCTCACCGTCCTCATTTGGCTCGCATCCGCACAACATGCCGCACTGAATTTTGGGCAGTATCCCTATGGTGGTTATGTGCCTAATAGACCAACCCTTATGAGAAGATTAATCCCGGAAGAAAATGACCCTGAGTACGCAAATTTCCTAGCTGATCCACAAAAATACTTCCTATTAGCATTGCCAAATGTGCTGCAAGGCACAAAATTAATGGCTGTGATAGACACATTATCAACGCATTCACCAGACGAGGAGTACATAGGGGAACGGCAGCAGCCATCAATATGGACAGGCGACGCTGAAATGATTGAAGCGTTTTATGATTTTTCGGCGGAGATTCAGCAGATAGAGCAGGAGATCAACAGAAGGAATGCTGATCCCAGCCTTAAGCATCGGTGTGGCGCAGGGGTGCTCCCATATGAATTGCTAGCCCCTAGTTCAGGACCTGGGGTAACATGTAGAGGTGTCCCAAATAGTGTTACAATATAA